The following coding sequences are from one Seonamhaeicola sp. ML3 window:
- a CDS encoding LD-carboxypeptidase has translation MSRNLLILCVFCALFFLRNSVSTAQNNSIQKQNITLKQPPYLKAGDTVAIVAPSGILKNKKHEITQAQILLKSWGLHSILGEHLFNQNNHFAGTDDERCEDFQKALDDKSIKAIWCARGGYGSVRILDKLDWSTFKENPKWIIGYSDITAIHNTVHNLGIQSIHGMMCTSLQDDPSTIKETINSLKDGLFGKNLNYTLKGSEYNRPGIISAPIVGGNLTMLHSMLGSNTSIDTSGKILFIEDIGEYKYHIDRMLQSLKRAGYFDDCAGVIVGDMSKIKSNTTVWGTSIEQLILDVLSEYNFPIAFNMSAGHEPDNRALVLGKMLNLNVKREHSTIIFKEN, from the coding sequence ATGTCAAGAAACCTACTAATTTTATGTGTGTTTTGTGCTTTATTTTTCTTAAGAAATAGTGTCTCGACAGCTCAAAATAACAGCATACAAAAACAAAATATTACATTGAAACAACCACCTTATTTGAAAGCAGGAGATACCGTGGCCATTGTAGCGCCTTCAGGTATTTTAAAAAATAAAAAGCATGAAATTACGCAAGCCCAGATACTACTTAAAAGTTGGGGATTGCATAGTATTCTTGGTGAACACCTATTCAATCAAAACAATCATTTTGCAGGAACTGACGATGAACGCTGTGAAGATTTTCAAAAAGCTCTGGATGATAAGAGTATAAAGGCGATTTGGTGTGCTAGAGGTGGCTATGGCTCGGTAAGGATTTTGGATAAATTAGATTGGTCTACATTTAAAGAAAATCCAAAATGGATTATTGGTTATAGCGATATAACGGCAATTCATAATACAGTTCATAATCTGGGGATTCAGTCCATTCATGGTATGATGTGTACGAGTTTACAAGACGACCCTTCAACTATCAAGGAAACTATCAATTCTTTAAAAGATGGTCTCTTTGGTAAGAATCTGAACTACACTTTAAAAGGTTCGGAATATAATAGACCCGGCATAATATCTGCTCCAATTGTAGGTGGTAATTTAACCATGTTGCATTCTATGTTGGGCTCTAATACAAGTATTGATACCTCGGGTAAAATTCTTTTCATTGAGGACATTGGCGAGTACAAATATCACATCGACCGTATGCTACAAAGTTTAAAGCGTGCGGGGTATTTTGATGATTGTGCTGGTGTGATTGTTGGCGATATGAGTAAGATAAAATCGAATACTACTGTGTGGGGAACTTCTATAGAACAACTCATATTAGATGTGCTTTCGGAGTACAACTTCCCTATTGCTTTTAACATGTCCGCGGGTCATGAACCCGATAATAGAGCTCTGGTTTTAGGTAAAATGTTGAATTTAAACGTTAAAAGAGAGCATTCAACTATTATTTTTAAGGAAAACTAG
- a CDS encoding BrxA/BrxB family bacilliredoxin yields the protein MYPPELVKPMREDLTNVGFEELHTVDAVDAALAKEGTTLVVVNSVCGCAAANARPGAKMSLQNSKKPDNIVTVFAGVDKEAVTKAREYMIPFPPSSPSMALFKDGELVHMLERHHIEGRPAELIAENLVDAYNEHC from the coding sequence ATGTATCCACCAGAACTGGTAAAACCCATGCGAGAAGACCTAACGAATGTTGGTTTTGAAGAATTACACACTGTTGATGCTGTCGATGCTGCTTTAGCAAAAGAAGGTACGACATTGGTTGTGGTAAATTCTGTTTGTGGTTGTGCTGCTGCCAATGCACGTCCTGGAGCTAAAATGAGTTTACAAAACAGCAAAAAACCAGATAACATCGTTACGGTTTTTGCAGGAGTTGATAAAGAAGCAGTTACAAAGGCAAGAGAATATATGATTCCATTTCCGCCAAGTTCTCCTAGTATGGCCCTATTTAAAGATGGTGAGCTAGTACACATGTTAGAGCGTCACCATATTGAAGGTCGCCCAGCAGAACTTATTGCTGAAAATTTAGTAGATGCTTATAACGAACATTGCTAG
- a CDS encoding TerB family tellurite resistance protein, producing the protein MGFSKWIGGALGWSFGGPIGAIIGVALGSIVDAMSNGGGDTLLGEGKKRSQRTTYNRGPQRPQTQSGDFEVSLLILASIVIKADGVQDQRELDYVRQQFANMYGKERANHAFQLFKGISKQKISKRQVCLQIKRMMDHPSRLQLMHFLFGIAKADGVVTQDEERQIQIMAGYLGISARDYESIKAMFYNSSDNAYTVLEIEKGASVDEIKKAYRKMAKKYHPDRVIHLGKEHQKGAEEKFRQVQEAYEHLQKELKF; encoded by the coding sequence ATGGGGTTTTCAAAATGGATTGGAGGTGCCTTAGGTTGGTCTTTTGGAGGGCCAATTGGCGCTATTATAGGAGTGGCTTTAGGAAGTATCGTAGATGCGATGTCTAACGGTGGCGGAGACACGCTTCTTGGAGAAGGAAAAAAACGTTCACAGCGAACAACATACAATAGAGGGCCGCAACGCCCACAAACACAATCGGGAGATTTTGAGGTTAGCTTGTTGATTTTAGCCTCTATTGTGATAAAAGCCGATGGAGTTCAAGATCAACGAGAACTGGATTATGTACGTCAGCAGTTTGCCAATATGTATGGAAAAGAGCGTGCCAATCATGCATTTCAGTTATTTAAAGGTATAAGCAAGCAAAAAATATCTAAAAGGCAGGTGTGCTTACAGATAAAACGTATGATGGATCATCCTTCGCGACTTCAGCTTATGCACTTTTTATTTGGTATTGCTAAAGCCGATGGTGTGGTTACTCAAGATGAAGAACGCCAAATACAAATCATGGCTGGTTATTTGGGAATTAGCGCCAGAGATTACGAAAGTATCAAGGCCATGTTCTATAACAGTAGCGATAATGCTTACACGGTTTTAGAGATTGAAAAAGGAGCATCTGTAGACGAAATAAAGAAGGCCTACAGAAAGATGGCGAAAAAATATCACCCCGATAGAGTGATTCATTTAGGGAAGGAACACCAAAAAGGGGCTGAAGAAAAATTCAGACAGGTGCAGGAGGCTTATGAGCACTTGCAGAAAGAACTGAAGTTCTAG
- a CDS encoding n-acetylglutamate synthase codes for MVFHYQQTGHILSCNYKGGNIVEGHLIGTVDDKGHIDMRYHQVNSNGDLMTGICSSYPEITPNGKIRLHETWQWTSGDKSKGQSVLEEI; via the coding sequence ATGGTATTTCATTACCAACAGACAGGCCATATTTTAAGCTGTAATTATAAAGGTGGTAATATTGTGGAGGGTCACCTTATTGGTACAGTAGACGATAAAGGGCATATAGACATGAGGTACCACCAAGTTAACTCAAATGGAGACCTCATGACAGGAATATGCTCATCTTACCCAGAAATAACGCCTAACGGTAAAATTAGACTCCATGAAACTTGGCAATGGACCTCTGGAGATAAAAGTAAAGGGCAATCCGTTTTAGAAGAGATCTAA
- a CDS encoding RNA polymerase sigma factor yields MNDKKILELFKQGQREKAFSKLYSLYPKIESLILSKGGQKQDASDVFQEALIILNRNLEKADFKLTSSFYTYLYSVSRFIWKDAQNKFLKQELHDLSDTEVEYFHNVLEENKYRLAERAFLQLGNRCQELLRLFYHKAMSFREIAKVMQFKSEKIAKNQKYKCLAKAKDIYQTSKTVQS; encoded by the coding sequence ATGAACGATAAAAAAATCTTAGAACTTTTTAAACAAGGTCAACGCGAAAAGGCATTTAGTAAGTTATACAGCTTATACCCTAAAATTGAATCCCTTATTCTTTCAAAAGGCGGACAGAAACAAGATGCTTCTGATGTTTTTCAGGAAGCACTCATTATTCTAAATAGAAATTTAGAGAAGGCAGATTTCAAACTTACATCATCATTTTATACCTATTTATATTCGGTATCTCGATTTATTTGGAAGGATGCCCAAAATAAATTTTTAAAACAAGAACTACATGATTTAAGCGATACTGAAGTAGAATATTTTCATAATGTACTTGAGGAGAATAAATATCGACTTGCCGAACGTGCATTTCTCCAATTAGGAAACCGATGTCAAGAACTTTTAAGATTGTTTTATCACAAGGCTATGTCTTTTAGAGAGATAGCAAAAGTGATGCAATTTAAATCTGAAAAAATTGCAAAAAACCAGAAGTATAAATGTCTTGCAAAGGCAAAAGACATCTATCAAACAAGTAAAACGGTTCAATCTTAA
- a CDS encoding energy transducer TonB, which yields MEAQIQDIELINKYLNNRLSTEAVKDFETRLKSDDTFRLLYEEHMVLLEGIKRQKLKTEIKTGKQRYIRGKWLRYLGGLLGTVVLFAIIYFNVYNSDKAYLKERVNFESEYLQNYYVSADSLVEIIGEKGTVVRFNPNDLETSSKKPFSVDSLQVELIELVNKQDLLLANAQTISNGNWLISGGAFKIDIKTNNESLVLKEGKTINAMFPKNTNEANMELFYGERDKEGYMNWESADDTFRPNPFIISIEEAYVVDTVITKRYGVDSFKEVHVSDTLGFMSVVDLKERFPKGNFYNKDIDTIRLLKESVRIIDHRYDCDLSWLDNRKTFKTKVLDSLYNKKDVVIDSILIDLEQIVWSECREIYGELTKQISKQEHDAIEDVMPREEYKALLSKYNEEAKTFNYFNRVSNSFYRSIDISNLGWINIDKLSQDEETVEVKLNFNVKTNHNEIYLIDERSNSVLNIYNNEINLPVNRSFKIIALGIKGKDIYGFKRSFRLRKEGDLQIDFKKINESQIRAFLTLEGVEQPENPIKAIKKTKILKQDSTSVKNEDIKPNEEIGDIEIPEKTSKTFFINLNKDTLVVCKEGTKLMIKANSFIDQNDQTIFGEINLKVTEYYKLSEVLLANLSTQSNDKLLETGGMLFIEAKQNGKSLGLKENKPIEIIFPTKEKDMQLFTGNWEGGIINWELQNKIALLDEVEENHVEEDIQVPFAVVEEVPVFPGCENLNRDETRKCTSDKINQFVQRKFNGDNIANDLGLGGRQRINVLFNIDKNGDVAKIRSRSSEPELEVEAERVIAMLPKMKPGKQRGKAVHVPYSLPIVFQVDGIANVGRSSKDRERRDSMFMRKVEDKLAKADKKDVTITEVKSYILRASKLGWINCDRFINTKNNIRYNVTMNDADGEIRLNVVFKSWRSVLSGRRSGRVFDFKMIPKNEKVLLIALKKYKGKMFLDVVETFTKENPNIKFNFKEVDLKTLKSQLETIVE from the coding sequence ATGGAAGCACAAATTCAAGACATAGAGTTAATAAATAAGTATTTAAACAACAGGCTTTCTACGGAAGCTGTTAAGGATTTTGAAACCCGATTAAAAAGCGATGATACATTTAGGTTGCTTTATGAGGAGCATATGGTTTTACTTGAAGGTATTAAAAGACAAAAGTTAAAGACAGAAATCAAAACTGGAAAGCAAAGATATATTAGGGGTAAATGGTTAAGATATTTGGGAGGCTTGTTAGGAACGGTAGTGCTGTTCGCTATTATTTATTTTAATGTGTATAATTCTGATAAAGCGTATTTAAAGGAGCGGGTAAACTTTGAGTCGGAGTATCTTCAAAATTATTATGTTTCAGCAGATTCTTTAGTAGAAATTATTGGCGAAAAGGGTACTGTGGTAAGATTTAATCCTAACGATTTAGAAACGAGTTCTAAAAAACCGTTTTCGGTAGATTCTTTACAAGTGGAGTTAATAGAATTGGTCAACAAACAAGATTTGTTATTGGCTAATGCCCAAACTATTTCAAATGGTAACTGGTTAATTTCTGGGGGCGCTTTTAAAATTGATATCAAGACGAATAACGAATCTTTAGTTTTAAAGGAAGGTAAAACTATTAACGCGATGTTTCCTAAGAATACCAATGAAGCTAATATGGAACTATTTTATGGTGAAAGGGATAAAGAAGGGTATATGAATTGGGAATCCGCTGATGATACTTTTAGACCGAACCCCTTTATTATTTCAATTGAAGAAGCTTATGTGGTTGATACTGTTATCACTAAGCGTTATGGAGTTGACAGCTTTAAAGAAGTTCATGTTTCGGATACTTTAGGCTTTATGAGTGTTGTAGATTTAAAGGAGAGATTTCCAAAAGGAAATTTTTACAATAAAGATATCGACACCATTCGATTGTTAAAAGAGAGTGTGCGTATTATCGATCATAGATATGATTGTGACTTATCATGGCTAGACAACAGGAAGACTTTTAAAACAAAGGTTTTAGATTCTTTATACAATAAAAAAGATGTGGTTATCGATTCGATTTTAATCGATTTAGAGCAGATAGTTTGGTCCGAATGTAGAGAAATATATGGAGAATTGACCAAGCAGATTTCTAAACAAGAACATGATGCTATAGAGGATGTAATGCCTAGAGAAGAATACAAGGCTCTATTGTCAAAATATAATGAAGAAGCCAAAACATTCAACTATTTCAATAGGGTCTCAAACAGTTTCTACAGGTCCATAGATATTTCCAATCTAGGTTGGATAAACATAGATAAATTATCCCAAGATGAAGAAACCGTAGAGGTTAAACTTAACTTTAATGTAAAGACTAATCATAACGAAATCTATCTTATTGATGAACGAAGTAATTCAGTATTGAATATTTATAACAATGAAATAAATTTACCTGTAAACAGGAGCTTCAAGATTATTGCGCTAGGTATTAAAGGAAAGGATATATATGGGTTTAAAAGATCTTTTAGATTAAGAAAAGAAGGCGATTTACAAATAGATTTCAAAAAAATAAACGAATCGCAAATAAGGGCATTTTTAACTTTAGAAGGTGTTGAGCAGCCAGAAAATCCTATTAAAGCTATAAAAAAAACTAAAATTCTTAAACAAGATAGTACAAGCGTTAAAAATGAAGACATAAAGCCTAATGAAGAAATAGGAGATATCGAAATTCCTGAAAAAACTTCAAAGACCTTTTTTATAAACCTAAACAAAGACACCTTAGTGGTTTGCAAAGAGGGAACCAAATTAATGATAAAAGCAAATTCATTTATAGACCAAAATGATCAAACTATTTTCGGGGAAATTAATTTAAAAGTTACAGAATATTATAAACTTTCTGAGGTGTTATTAGCGAACTTGTCTACCCAGTCTAATGATAAATTATTAGAAACAGGCGGTATGCTTTTTATAGAAGCTAAACAAAATGGAAAGTCATTAGGTCTCAAAGAAAATAAACCTATCGAAATCATATTTCCAACTAAAGAGAAAGACATGCAATTATTTACTGGAAATTGGGAAGGAGGTATTATAAATTGGGAACTTCAAAATAAAATTGCGCTTCTAGATGAGGTTGAAGAGAATCATGTTGAAGAGGATATTCAAGTTCCGTTTGCTGTTGTTGAAGAAGTTCCCGTTTTTCCAGGTTGTGAAAATTTAAATAGAGATGAAACTAGAAAATGTACGAGTGATAAAATTAATCAGTTTGTTCAAAGAAAGTTTAACGGCGACAATATAGCCAACGATTTAGGTTTGGGAGGAAGACAAAGGATTAATGTTCTTTTCAATATTGATAAAAATGGCGATGTCGCTAAAATTCGATCTAGAAGTTCAGAACCAGAATTAGAAGTTGAGGCAGAAAGAGTCATAGCCATGTTGCCTAAAATGAAACCAGGTAAACAAAGAGGTAAGGCGGTTCATGTTCCTTATTCACTGCCTATTGTGTTTCAAGTCGATGGTATAGCTAATGTGGGTCGTTCATCTAAAGATAGAGAACGTAGGGATTCAATGTTTATGAGAAAAGTTGAGGACAAATTAGCCAAGGCAGATAAAAAAGACGTTACTATTACCGAGGTTAAAAGCTATATTTTAAGAGCCTCAAAATTAGGATGGATAAATTGCGACAGATTTATAAATACTAAGAATAATATTAGGTATAATGTTACAATGAACGATGCAGATGGAGAAATAAGACTGAATGTGGTTTTTAAATCTTGGCGTTCTGTGTTATCAGGTAGACGCTCAGGTAGAGTATTCGATTTTAAAATGATTCCTAAAAATGAAAAAGTCCTACTTATTGCTTTAAAAAAGTATAAAGGGAAAATGTTTCTGGATGTTGTAGAAACCTTTACTAAAGAAAACCCCAATATAAAATTCAACTTTAAAGAAGTTGATTTAAAAACCTTAAAAAGCCAATTAGAGACGATAGTTGAATAA
- a CDS encoding 1-acyl-sn-glycerol-3-phosphate acyltransferase translates to MIKILAYPLTIIYYLCFLLILVIFHPIQWFCFNVFGYQAHKKSVDMLQFFLVHSTKVLGTRISFHNEHNIPTNTPLIIVANHQSMYDISPIMWHMRKHHTKFISKIELGKGIPSVSYNLRHGGSVLIDRKNPRQSLPAIMKFGEYIETNKRAAVIFPEGTRSKTGKPKPFQTKGLEILFKKVPSALVVPITVNNSWKMFRYGKFPMGIGNHITFKVHKPIKISDYKDRSELLKLVETTITNNIHP, encoded by the coding sequence ATGATTAAAATTTTAGCATACCCTTTAACAATAATTTATTACCTGTGTTTTCTACTAATACTGGTTATTTTTCATCCTATACAGTGGTTTTGCTTTAATGTATTTGGGTATCAAGCACATAAGAAAAGTGTGGATATGCTTCAGTTTTTCCTTGTACATTCCACTAAGGTTTTGGGTACAAGAATTTCGTTTCATAACGAACATAATATACCAACAAATACGCCCCTTATTATTGTCGCAAATCACCAAAGCATGTACGACATATCACCTATAATGTGGCACATGCGAAAACACCATACTAAATTTATAAGTAAAATAGAATTAGGAAAAGGTATCCCAAGTGTGTCTTACAATCTTAGACATGGTGGTTCTGTTTTAATAGATAGAAAAAACCCCAGACAATCCCTGCCTGCCATTATGAAATTTGGGGAGTACATAGAAACCAACAAACGTGCTGCCGTTATTTTTCCCGAAGGAACACGAAGCAAAACCGGAAAACCTAAACCTTTTCAGACTAAAGGTTTGGAAATTCTGTTTAAAAAAGTACCTTCGGCTTTAGTCGTGCCTATTACCGTTAATAATTCATGGAAAATGTTTCGCTATGGTAAGTTTCCCATGGGCATTGGCAACCACATAACGTTTAAAGTTCATAAACCGATAAAAATTTCTGATTATAAAGACCGTTCGGAACTTTTAAAATTGGTAGAAACCACCATTACAAATAATATTCACCCTTAA
- the metG gene encoding methionine--tRNA ligase, producing the protein MNKPKRYTVTTALPYTNGPIHIGHLAGVYVPADIYVRYLRLTGNDVAFIGGSDEHGVPITIKAKNEGVTPQDIVDKYHDIIKQSFEDFGITYDNYSRTTAPIHHKTASDFFKTLHEKGEFIEETTEQLYDEEANQFLADRFVIGTCPKCGNEESYGDQCESCGTSHNATDLINPKSAITGNTPTLKQTKHWFLPLDKHEDFLKEWILEGHKKDWKPNVYGQVKSWIDDGLRPRAVTRDLDWGIPVPAEGGEGKVLYVWFDAPIGYISSTIEWAEREGKDWEPYWKDEDTKLVHFIGKDNIVFHCIIFPSMLKAEGSYILPENVPANEFLNLEGNKLSTSKNWAVWLPEYLKDFPNQQDVLRYALNANAPETKDNDFTWKDFQARNNNELVAIFGNFINRVVVLTNKYYDGVVPTPSEFTQVDEETLAAVKAYPSVIASSIERYRFREAGQELMNLARLGNKYLADEEPWKKIKEDEARTQTIMYVALQIASALSTLCEPFLPFTAEKLKRILNVASSGVETSWNDIPTKAVLLPANHQIGKAELLFTKIEDKTIQAQLDKLEANKKANEAANKKTEPQKDTITFEDFTKLDIRVGTILEAEKMPKTKKLLKLKVDTGIDVRTIVSGIAESFSAEEVIGRRVTVLVNLAPRALRGVESQGMILMTESPDGKLVFVNPDDASVANGLQIS; encoded by the coding sequence ATGAACAAACCAAAAAGATATACCGTAACAACAGCATTACCTTACACCAACGGACCAATTCACATTGGGCATTTAGCAGGTGTTTACGTACCAGCAGATATTTATGTGCGCTATTTACGTTTAACTGGGAATGATGTTGCCTTTATTGGTGGAAGTGATGAACACGGCGTGCCTATTACCATTAAGGCAAAAAATGAAGGTGTTACGCCGCAAGATATAGTAGATAAATACCATGATATTATCAAGCAATCGTTTGAAGATTTTGGCATTACTTACGATAATTACTCGCGTACAACAGCGCCAATTCATCATAAAACCGCTTCAGATTTCTTTAAAACCTTACATGAAAAAGGCGAGTTTATAGAGGAAACTACAGAGCAGTTGTATGATGAAGAGGCCAATCAGTTCTTAGCTGATAGATTTGTAATTGGTACTTGCCCTAAATGTGGCAATGAAGAGAGTTACGGCGACCAATGCGAAAGTTGTGGAACAAGCCACAATGCAACCGATTTAATTAATCCTAAATCGGCAATTACAGGCAACACTCCAACTTTAAAACAAACAAAACACTGGTTTTTACCTCTAGATAAACACGAGGATTTCTTAAAAGAGTGGATTTTAGAAGGCCATAAAAAAGATTGGAAACCGAATGTATACGGACAAGTAAAATCGTGGATTGATGACGGATTGCGCCCAAGAGCTGTAACCCGGGATTTAGATTGGGGAATTCCTGTTCCTGCAGAAGGTGGAGAAGGAAAAGTATTGTACGTTTGGTTCGATGCTCCAATAGGGTATATATCCTCTACCATTGAGTGGGCAGAGCGCGAAGGAAAAGATTGGGAACCGTACTGGAAAGATGAAGACACTAAACTGGTACATTTTATCGGAAAGGATAACATTGTGTTTCACTGTATCATTTTCCCGTCTATGCTTAAGGCCGAGGGCAGCTATATTTTACCAGAAAATGTTCCAGCTAACGAGTTTTTAAATCTTGAAGGAAATAAATTATCAACCTCTAAGAACTGGGCCGTTTGGTTGCCTGAATACTTAAAAGATTTCCCTAATCAGCAAGACGTATTGCGTTATGCATTAAATGCTAATGCCCCAGAAACTAAGGATAATGATTTTACATGGAAAGATTTTCAGGCTAGAAATAACAATGAGTTGGTGGCTATCTTCGGTAACTTCATTAACCGTGTGGTGGTCTTAACCAATAAATATTACGATGGTGTTGTACCAACACCTAGCGAGTTTACGCAAGTTGATGAAGAAACTTTAGCTGCTGTAAAAGCTTACCCGAGTGTTATTGCAAGTTCCATTGAGCGCTACAGATTTAGAGAAGCTGGGCAAGAATTAATGAATTTGGCACGCTTAGGAAACAAGTATTTGGCGGATGAAGAACCTTGGAAAAAAATAAAGGAAGACGAAGCAAGAACCCAAACCATTATGTATGTGGCATTGCAAATAGCAAGTGCCTTATCAACTTTATGTGAACCATTTTTGCCCTTTACGGCCGAGAAGTTAAAGAGAATCCTTAATGTCGCGTCGAGTGGAGTCGAGACGTCTTGGAATGATATTCCAACTAAAGCGGTGCTTTTGCCAGCCAACCACCAAATAGGAAAAGCAGAGTTGCTGTTCACAAAAATTGAAGACAAAACCATACAAGCACAATTAGATAAATTAGAAGCCAATAAAAAGGCAAACGAAGCGGCTAATAAAAAGACAGAGCCTCAAAAAGATACCATCACTTTTGAAGACTTTACTAAGTTAGATATTCGGGTAGGCACTATTCTAGAGGCCGAAAAAATGCCTAAAACCAAGAAGTTGCTAAAATTAAAGGTTGATACGGGTATCGATGTAAGAACCATAGTGTCTGGTATTGCTGAAAGTTTTTCAGCAGAGGAAGTTATTGGAAGACGAGTAACCGTATTGGTTAATCTTGCACCACGTGCCTTAAGAGGAGTGGAAAGCCAAGGTATGATTTTAATGACCGAGTCTCCAGATGGTAAATTGGTGTTTGTAAACCCAGATGATGCTTCTGTAGCAAATGGGTTGCAGATTAGTTAA
- a CDS encoding HD domain-containing protein, whose amino-acid sequence MSSTEIIDKTKTFVKETLSDAEGGHDWFHTERVLNNALLIAKNEPVDAFIVALGALLHDIADSKFHDGDETVGPNLARKFLFKLNIDSAVIEHVVKIIENISFKGGNESQKFHSPELDVIQDADRLDAIGAIGIARTFNYGGYKNRQLYNPDIKPNLNMSKVEYKSSTAPTINHFYEKLLLLKDRMNTKTGKQLAKERHTYMENFLRQFYMEWNGEV is encoded by the coding sequence ATGAGTTCTACAGAAATAATAGATAAAACAAAAACCTTTGTTAAAGAAACACTTTCTGATGCAGAAGGTGGACATGATTGGTTTCATACAGAACGCGTACTTAACAATGCTCTGTTGATTGCAAAAAACGAGCCCGTAGATGCTTTTATAGTCGCTCTGGGAGCTTTACTTCACGATATAGCAGATAGTAAATTCCATGATGGTGATGAAACCGTAGGGCCTAATTTAGCACGTAAATTTTTATTCAAGCTAAATATAGACTCTGCTGTTATAGAACATGTGGTAAAAATTATAGAAAACATTTCGTTTAAAGGCGGAAATGAATCTCAAAAGTTCCATTCACCAGAATTGGATGTCATCCAGGATGCCGATCGCTTAGATGCCATAGGAGCCATTGGCATAGCAAGAACTTTTAATTACGGAGGTTACAAGAACAGACAACTCTACAACCCAGATATTAAGCCTAATTTAAACATGAGCAAGGTCGAATATAAATCGTCTACCGCACCAACAATTAACCATTTTTATGAAAAGCTACTGCTCTTAAAAGACCGTATGAATACTAAAACCGGTAAACAGTTGGCTAAAGAAAGACATACCTATATGGAAAACTTCCTTAGGCAATTTTATATGGAATGGAATGGTGAAGTTTAA
- a CDS encoding acyl-ACP desaturase, translating into MSLKNVRLEVMKFLEKDVDALIEKYLVPIDKIWQPTDFLPNSEGEEFFDEIHEIRELAKELPYDFWVVLVGDMITEEALPTYESWLMDVEGIDQVDNPNGWSKWVKHWTGEENRHGDVLNKYLYLSGRVNMREIEVTTQYLISDGFDIGTDRDPYKNFVYTSFQELATYISHNRVAKIAKKNGNKRLARMCQIISGDEMRHHNAYSEFVERIFEVDPSQMMMAFHYMMKQKITMPAHFLRESGDNISTAFEEFSNTAQRIGVYTSKDYVDILQKLINRWEIDKITNLTDEAEKARDYLMKLPDRMYRLADRMKIPENSFQFKWVEPAIIK; encoded by the coding sequence ATGTCATTAAAAAACGTGCGATTAGAAGTCATGAAGTTTTTGGAAAAAGATGTTGACGCACTTATAGAAAAATACTTAGTCCCAATTGATAAAATTTGGCAACCAACCGATTTCCTCCCTAATTCTGAAGGCGAAGAGTTTTTCGATGAAATTCATGAAATAAGGGAGCTTGCCAAAGAATTACCTTATGATTTTTGGGTCGTTTTGGTTGGTGATATGATTACTGAAGAAGCGCTACCTACCTACGAGTCTTGGTTAATGGATGTTGAAGGTATAGACCAAGTGGATAACCCTAACGGGTGGTCTAAATGGGTAAAACATTGGACTGGTGAAGAAAATCGCCATGGTGATGTGCTTAATAAATACCTTTACCTTTCTGGAAGGGTAAATATGCGAGAAATTGAAGTAACTACACAATATTTAATTTCTGATGGATTTGATATTGGAACCGACAGAGACCCTTACAAGAACTTTGTTTATACGAGTTTTCAAGAATTAGCCACTTACATTTCCCATAATAGGGTGGCTAAAATTGCCAAAAAAAACGGTAATAAAAGATTAGCGAGAATGTGCCAAATCATATCGGGAGATGAAATGAGACATCATAATGCCTATTCTGAATTTGTTGAACGTATTTTTGAAGTAGACCCTAGCCAAATGATGATGGCTTTTCATTATATGATGAAACAAAAAATTACTATGCCAGCCCATTTTTTAAGAGAATCAGGAGATAACATAAGTACGGCTTTCGAAGAGTTTTCGAATACGGCGCAACGAATTGGGGTTTACACCTCAAAAGACTATGTAGACATTTTACAAAAGCTAATAAATCGCTGGGAAATAGATAAAATAACCAACTTAACAGACGAGGCCGAAAAAGCCAGGGATTATTTAATGAAGCTACCAGATAGAATGTATAGACTTGCTGATAGAATGAAGATTCCTGAAAATTCATTTCAGTTTAAATGGGTAGAACCCGCAATCATTAAATAG